catgtgtgtttgtttgtttgtttgtgtgtgtttacgtgtgtatgtatatttgtttgtgtgtatgtgtgtacatgtgtttgtttgtttgtttgtttgtttgtgtgttgttaaACATTACCCATCGAAGATCTAACATTCAGGACATCTACATGACACTAATCGTCTCAATTCTCAACAGGAAGCACTATTGCTGATTTTCCTGGTCACCAAGGCCCAATCAAAGATCTTACATTGATTTCTTGTGGTAAGAATTCTTGCAATACTTTACAAGCATCCAAGTCAACATCTCTAATACCAACAGATTCCGACTCTCTAACATTCGTGACTGCTTCTCAAGATGAACAACTGCGATTGTGGCAGGTGGTTTGATCATTGTGTATACACATCATGTGACATTATGTACTTGCattttgctttgtttttgtAGCATGACTTTCACTCTGGCTCCACAGATTGTATTCATGTTTACAAAGGTCATGTACAGAGTGTCGAAACAGTAGCTACGGACACTGCATCAAGACGAGTAAGGAAGAGACATGCTtgtacagagacagatagatgagAAAGAGATGAGAATAGTTATAAAtatacacacagactgacaatGGATGTAAATAATTTTGTAGTTCttgacatgtacagtacaatgtgACCAATTAGTACGACAAACCAGCAGACTACAACGTATAGcttttaattattatgtatgttgttattgtaattaattaaacattattaattaattattattaattaattattattaattaattattattaattaattattattaattaattattattaattacttattattaattaattagtattaattaattagtattaattaattattattagttaattaatattaattaattagtattaattaattattatatatgttgttattgtaattaattaattattataatttatttattattattaattaatattaaaaagtTTTACGTTGACAAACCAGCAGACTACAACATAtagttttaattattatatatgtcgttattgtaattaatttatttattattattaattattattaattaattaattattattattatatactTTACATTGACAAACCAGCAGACTACAACATAcagtttttaattattatgtatgttgttattgtaattaattaataattaattaattattattaattaaatattatatatgttgttattgtaattaattaattattattaataattaatattaaaaagtTTTACGTTGGCAAACCAGCAGACTACAACATAtagttttaattattatatagtttttatgttttgtttcGTTCATGTAGTTTTGTAGTGGATCTTGGGATGGAACGATGAAAATCTGGTCATCAGTTGCAGGTATAGTAAAAACACTTCATTACTGTTGAGGACACTGAGTGACAATATGTGTGCGATTAGATACGACCAACGATATGACGAGCGTTGAGACCTCTGCACCTAAACGAATGAAAACTTCGCGGAAGAAGAAAGCAGCAGTAGTTACAAGCGAAAAAGTATAATACATTGTAGACACAAATTTATGTCAGTATTGTCTCAGATAGTCACATGTTTAGTTGtgctgtccatctgtttggaTGACCTCATCTCATATGTAGAGATGGGTCATTAAGATGTTGATCTGTAATCTCAAATCTCTGCTGTCTTTTGCCAGGCTATTGTATTTTGACTATACACATAGTGAGCTGGATTGAGTTGGTAGTTCTTGATGCAAGTCTTTCTGAAATGTTTGAAAAAATCGGCCAGTAGCAGTACATTCGTCTGCAGATATGGGTTGTAATAGTCACCCATGGTCTGGGAGCTAAAGATTGATCAGACTTCGTTGTGTGTGGTTGgagtgtgtgtttatctgtttgtgttgggTGATTGtgtgtctactgtctgtctgtctgtctgtctgtctgtctgtctgtttgtctgtctgtctgtctgtctctgtctgtctgtctgtctgtttatgtgtctgtctgtctgtctgtttatgtgtctgtttgtctgtctgtttatctgtctgtctgtctgtctgtctgtgtgtctgtctgtttaatctttatatttcatacatatgaactattacaagctataggtacgaaagtccgttatatatcaattagacccacacgtctgtctgtctttcactattgaacacaaaagcaaaattttacaagaacactataggtaaaactgctaagctgaatgtccatctactgagacatacagatcgaatactactaaatcattcattagaattttagtagtatttgatctgtttgtctgtctgtctgtctgtctgtgtgtatacgtaaagttagcaattgttattagtagagtaagagttccaatataataatctgtctgtctgtttatctgtcagtctgtttgtctgtctgtttgtttgtctgtctgtctgtctgtctgtctgtctgtttgtctgtctatttgtttgtctgtctgtctgtttgtttgtctgtctgtctatctgtttgtttgtctgtctgtctgtctgtttgtttgtctgtctgtctgtctgtttgtttgtctgtctgtctgtctgtttgtctgtataatttttgttgtgtttgtttatgtttgtttgacgTTGTTTTAGGCTCCACTGCTGACACTTTCTGGCCACGGTCAAACTGTATCGTCAATCGTGTGGCTTAGTGATGAAGCTGTGTGCAGTGCTGGTTGGGACCATTGCATTCGTGTATGGGACATACACTCTGGAATCAACACATCAACTTTGGTAACACCGCTCTCAGATTGTAagtcaattttttgttttttgaacTTTTGATTTTGTAGACGGGAACATGTGCTTTCAACTGTATTGCTGTGTCTCCATATCATGGTCTGTTAGCGTCTGGTGGGTCTGATCGTCATGTGCGGTTGTGGGATGTAAGAGGATTGGATGGGAAGACGATGGTGAAGTCACTGTCATCGCATACTGGCTGGGTGTCTTGTCTGGTGTGGTCGAAAACATCAGAGAATGAATTAGTGTCGGGATCGTATGATCGCACGTTGAGACTATGGGATATTAGAAGGTAAATTGTGTgatatttttgttgtgtgatgttaagcacacatgcatgcacgctcacacacacacacacacacacacacacacacacacacacacacacacacacacacacaccatgcacgcacacaaacacacacacacacacacacacacacacacacacacacacacacacacacacacacacacacacacacacacacacacacacacacacacacacacacacacacacacacacacccacaccacacacacacacacacacacacacacacacacacacacacacacacacacacaccacacacacacacacacacacacacacacacacacacacacacacacacacacacacacacacacacacaccactttcTATATTCTCTATCTGTCTAGTTGTAAAGTGCCACTGTATGCAATGACGAGTCACGAGGCTAAAGTTTTATGTCTAGACTGGTCACATTCACAGGTTTAATTCTTCTAAAGTTGTGAAGCAAATGCTTGCAAAATTgctgtgtatttgtattagaTTGCCAGCGGTGGTGCTGACAACCAACTTCACATTCACCGAGCAGTTCGGTGATGAAGTCGATTGAAACGTGtcaaatttattattttcaaCCATAACGTACACATTAACCTAAATGCTGTgatgattaaataaatatattagttaaaTTTAGTCACGCCTACTATGCACGTGTTCATCCAATCAGTCACGTGCTTCCATGATCATGGGATTCTGTGTTGCGCCATGTGAGTTCGCAAGTTTGCTACATAATAGCACGATGTGTTCGGTGATCGATTGTAACATGATGTTTATATGTAGTTTGGCTGCTGCAATTGTGTGTGCTGATTTTGACTTCTCAAGCTGGCATTCTGCGGCCATATGGAGTTCTAGACTCGTCACGGTTTAATACTGTGGGTGATGCAGGGGATCCGTTGTTTCTAACTCCTTTATTGATGTCGAACAAAACTGCAGAAGGTTGTGTGTTTTAGAGTAGGTTGTGTTGTTATTTAGATAGGCGTTATCGCAACTCGATGATAAGGGCGCCCGGTTAGCTCAGTTGGTAGAGCATCAGACTTTTAGAAGGTCAGCTCCTCCGCACATACGGGGATGAGTTCTCGTAATCTGAGGGTCATGGGTTCAAGTCCCATATCGGGCGGTCGCATTTTTGTTTTtctctgattaattaatgtatttccCGTTTTGTCCTCTTCCGTTTTACGATTTTATATATTTGAaatgttttttttgtttttttttaaatatttgcacATACGGGATGTGTTTTGTAATCCGAGAGAGGGTCGTGGGTTCAAGGCCAATATCGGACAGTCGTCTTTTTGGTTTCTTTGGTTTTATATATTTGCCGTTTTGTGCTTTTTAGTTTTTACATATCTCAAATGTTGTAGTTTTGCTGTTTTCTAATTGCACAATTTAAACTGTTTCAGCTAGGGAGGCGAGCAAAGTCAATGGGATTGGTCCGAATTTAAGCTACTCGGGTGAGTATAATAATTTtactattttattattttattattataaaaacTATTTATTACTTATAGTATAAAAATTGTTTGTTATATTTACTATTAATACTTAATctttacaaaaatttaaattaattaattaaagtaatttattatttgcAACTAAGACAGACACGTGACACTTTTGTATTCCAGGTTTCTTAACAACAAACGAGACAACAGGAAACAATCTGTTTTTCTGGTTCTTTCCTGCGATGGTAAGCCAAGGTCTTATGCAACTGATAGTAACTTTGTAACTGAGCAAGTGAGCATGTGGTTTGTTGGAACCCTTAACACTCCAACCCCCCCCCCAACACTCCAATCCCCCTAACACTCCAACCCCCCTAACACTCTAAAAACCCTAACACCTCTTAACTCCATAACAACCCATAACCCCTAATACCCTATAACCCCTGAACCCCTAGCACCCCATAACCCCTGTAAACCTCCATAATCTTTTGTAAACCCCTAAACCCCTGTAATCTCCCATGAACCCCTAACCCACAGAACCCTCTAGTTTACGGTCCTGCGTGTGTACAATTGTTTACATTGCATGTTCATACTTACTAGTACATCTAGTcatgctgttgtgttgttagaATGGCAACATAAAGGCACCAATTTTGATGTGGCTTCAAGGTGGACCTGGAGCATCATCAATGTCGGGTCTTTTTGATGAAATTGGTCCGATCAGTGTGACAGAGGATGGCAGTGGTACAATATACTGATACTAGCTGTGACTGTTGTGGTAGTATTgtacttgttgtttgtgtagtcgTTGCAAGAAACATTACGTGGAACAGGAATTATTCGCTCGTGTTTTTTGACAATCCTGTAAGACTGttaattcacacacacacacacacacacacacacacacacacacacacacacacacacacacacacacgcacacacacacacacacacacacacacacacacaccaccaccaccaccaccaccaccaccaccaccactaccaccaccactaccaccacacacgcaggcacacacacacacacacacacacacacacacacacacacacacacacacacacacacacacacacacacacacacacacacacacacacatcaaaaaTAATTGACAATATAGTGTTGTTGATATTTATGTTTAATAATTACTAAATCTTTCTGTAGGTTGGGACTGGATTTAGTTTTACAAAATCAGATGCCGGATATGCCAAAGATGAGTACGATGTTGCTAGAGATCTTTACAGGTATGTGCATCAGGACACACAACAGATACACACTATCatgacaacaaacagtttGCATAGTCAATCTTTTCTATTGTGATTGTCATTTGCAAATGAGTAATCAAATATTATTTTGCTGTATTGTAGTGCTGTGTATCAGTTCTTTGAAATCTTTTCTGATTATCAAGACAGTGACTTCTATGTGGCTGGAGAGGTGAAAATTTGGGAAATAATTTAGTGGGAATTATTAAGGaacttttgtgtttgtttgctttagtcGTATGGTTGCAAGTACATTCCAGCTATTGCTTATAAAATTCATGTAGAGAACCCGCTTGCAAAGATGAAAATTAACTTGAAAGGTGTGTCTATTGGAGACGGCTGGTGTGATCCAGATAATGTAAGTCTGATGCTTTCAAGTAGTAATTGAATGTAATTTATAATagacacgtgcgtgcacacacacacacacacacacacacacacacactgacacatacacacacacacacacacacacacacacacacacacacacacacacacaccacacacacacacacaccacacacacacacacacacacacacacacacacacacacacacacaccacactgacacacacacacacacacacacacacacacacacacacacacacacacacacacacacacacacacacacacacacacacacacacacaccacactgacacacacacacacacacacacacacacacacacacacacacacacacacacacacacacacacacacacacacacacacacacacacacacacaccacacacacaattaaatataaatGCTGTAAATACTACATGCAAGCTACAATATAACAAGTGGGTCTTACATTCATGATTCTGCTTTTGACTAGATGGTGGGAGTTTATGCTGACTTTATGCTTCAAACTAGTCTTTTGGACATTGAACAGGCTAGAGAGTTTGCACAAATTGCATTAATTGGAAGGGCCAAAATTGCAGAAAGGGATTATGTGACAGCATTCAAGGTACAATAGATTGTAACACTGATTTTGATCTTGTGGGGACGCATAGTTTCTGTTTTTAGGTGTTTGACATTCTGATTAATGGAGATTTAACTCCATATCCAACGTTGTTCAATAATGCCACGGGTTGCACTGACTACCTTAATTACTTGAGGACAGTGGTAAGATactatcaataattattgattttctctagacagagaggcagagaTAATTGTGgaaatggacatacatactgatacagacagacagacagacagagagacagatagacagacagacagatagatagacagacagacacacagacagacagacatgagaAAGTAAAACATCTTGGtgggttgtctgtctgtatttagatgacttgtcaaaacgatcaaaggatgactttgaaaaatgaaacaaGGCAGAGTTTAAAGACTATTGGCATAAAGGATTGCCATTCAATTGCAACattgcaatgccaatgtacttctgaagaaaatcagtaatgccttGTCAGGACAGGCCAAGTGCCCAGACTCGTAGATGTTCTATAGAAAAACAATTACATgatcccttttaaccaattagtagttaaatatatattgtatttagttgttagttgttttctctttttttattgtcataggacaaacgtagttagccatttgctattgtatcctaattgaaatatgaaaaatatatgtattgacagacagacagacagatacacagacagacagacagacaagacagacagatacacagacagaacaTATACCAATATGCAGTTGGACAAGAACGGGCTGTCTGATGTGTTGATACAGTTAGGTGTAGCATTGGCTGATTGTGTCTGCTTATTTTGTGGTAGTCGCCTTCCAATTTTGGATATTTCTCAAAATTGCTGTCTCAAGCTGAAGCTCGCAAAGCAATCCACGTTGGCAATTTGA
This window of the Corticium candelabrum chromosome 17, ooCorCand1.1, whole genome shotgun sequence genome carries:
- the LOC134192770 gene encoding probable serine carboxypeptidase CPVL, with the translated sequence MIMGFCVAPFWLLQLCVLILTSQAGILRPYGVLDSSRFNTVGDAGDPLFLTPLLMSNKTAEAREASKVNGIGPNLSYSGFLTTNETTGNNLFFWFFPAMNGNIKAPILMWLQGGPGASSMSGLFDEIGPISVTEDGSVVARNITWNRNYSLVFFDNPVGTGFSFTKSDAGYAKDEYDVARDLYSAVYQFFEIFSDYQDSDFYVAGESYGCKYIPAIAYKIHVENPLAKMKINLKGVSIGDGWCDPDNMVGVYADFMLQTSLLDIEQAREFAQIALIGRAKIAERDYVTAFKVFDILINGDLTPYPTLFNNATGCTDYLNYLRTVSPSNFGYFSKLLSQAEARKAIHVGNLTFNNGQETEKHLLADVMRTYPEFLLPVFDNYKTLVYSGQVDVIVAPPLTYNFLNNLDWKGRSSFQTAKRKVWKVKSTDVDVAGFVKSVTNIKGLATFHWIVVRDAGHILPYDQPERGLDMITRFIEDEPF